The region TACTTTCCCAGTAATTACATCTAAAAATGTAGTTTTACCTGCACCATTGGGACCAATAACTGCTCTAAGATCGCCTTGATTCAAAACCAGATCAAGATCTCTGAGGGCAAGAAATCCTTCAAAACTAACTGAAATTTGTTTTAGCTCTAGCAATGGAGAATTCATGATTTAACCTCACCTTGTTCATTGACTTCAAGACTTGGATATGTTTCTAGCTTTTTATTAATCCCTATTAAAAAAAGTAATTTCTTTGGACCGCCTTTTCTGATCCATCCTAGTACACCCTCTGGAAGAGCTGTTACTACAAGAATAAATAATCCACCTTGAATAAACATCCAGCTTGCAGGTAATGCTTCACTCACCAAACTTTTTGCATAATTAATCAAAACAGCTCCAAAGATTGCGCCTAATAATGTTCCTCTACCTCCCACGGCAACCCAAATAACCATTTCGATAGAGAAAGGAACAGTCATAAATTGAGGAGACACTATTCCAGATTGAACTGTATACAAAGCTCCTGAAACACCAGCTAATCCTCCTGCTATTGAAAAAATTATTGTTTTGAAAATTACTGGATTATATCCAGTAAAACGAACTCGAGCTTCATCGTCTCTAATTCCAACAAGGATATTTCCAAATCTATCTCTAACAATCCACCGCGCAAAAAACCATGCAAGTATTACTAAGATAGCTGATATCCAAAAAAACCATCTTTGCATTATTTCTGAACCAACCATTTGACCAAAAAGTTGAGTTACGTCTGTTTTCAGACCATTTGTTCCATTAATCAATTTCTGTTGCCCATTAAAGAAATTGAAGAAAACTAAAAGTGCCGCTTGTGTAAGAATTGAGAAATAAACACCTTTAATTCTATTTCTAAAAACTAAATACCCAAGAAGACCAGCAATTATTGCCGGTAACAACCAAATGGAAATAAGAGTAAAAATTGAACTTTTAAATGGTTCCCAGAAGAATGGAAGTTTTTCGACTCCATATAAACCAAAAAACTCGGGAATACCATTTGGGAATTCTCCTGCACTATTCAGTTGCAGGAACATCGCAGCACAATATCCACCAAGAGCAAAGAAAATTCCTTGACCTAAACTCAACATCCCTGTGAATCCCCAAATCAAATCAACTCCAAGAGCAACTATTGCAAGAGATAAATATCTTCCTAAGAGATTTAATCTAAAGACAGGAAGTACTGAGGGTGCAGCAATAATTAAGGCAATGATCAACACCCAAATAGTTAAGTTAATCCAACTTTTTTTTGTAGAAAAAATACTCATAAATCAAGACTCCACCATTCTTCCTTTTTGAGGGAACATCCCAGTTGGTCTAAATTGAAGGAATATGACTATTAGAGCAAATATCATTACTCTAGCCATGCTTGTTGTCGCAAAAAAATCTATCGTTGAATAAAGAGGGGATGGCATCTCGGGCCAAATGGTAAGCAGTCTTCCTGCTCCTATCAAAT is a window of Prochlorococcus marinus str. MIT 0917 DNA encoding:
- the urtC gene encoding urea ABC transporter permease subunit UrtC; protein product: MSIFSTKKSWINLTIWVLIIALIIAAPSVLPVFRLNLLGRYLSLAIVALGVDLIWGFTGMLSLGQGIFFALGGYCAAMFLQLNSAGEFPNGIPEFFGLYGVEKLPFFWEPFKSSIFTLISIWLLPAIIAGLLGYLVFRNRIKGVYFSILTQAALLVFFNFFNGQQKLINGTNGLKTDVTQLFGQMVGSEIMQRWFFWISAILVILAWFFARWIVRDRFGNILVGIRDDEARVRFTGYNPVIFKTIIFSIAGGLAGVSGALYTVQSGIVSPQFMTVPFSIEMVIWVAVGGRGTLLGAIFGAVLINYAKSLVSEALPASWMFIQGGLFILVVTALPEGVLGWIRKGGPKKLLFLIGINKKLETYPSLEVNEQGEVKS